Proteins from a genomic interval of Danio rerio strain Tuebingen ecotype United States chromosome 4, GRCz12tu, whole genome shotgun sequence:
- the LOC141381678 gene encoding uncharacterized protein isoform X1 — MAFIKEESEDVKIEETFTVKQEDLQEQTDLIKEYERSKEEEHHVKIEDKTHLETDGILKLRDKNRFTCTKCGKSLANKSKLKIHLRIHNGEKLFTCTQCGKSFNQSSNLNQHMRIHTGEKPFTCTQCGKSFSQSASLNQHMRIHTEEKPFTCTQCGKSFSQISYLAKHIRIHTGDKPFTCTQCGKSFSQLSSLNQHMRIHTGEKPFTCPQCGKSFSQSSNLNIHMRNHTGEKPFTCLQCGKSFSQLTSLNRHMMIHTGEKEYMCLKCEKTFITAAELKRHQRVHTGEKPYKCSQCSKRFARSGTLKTHEMIHTREKL, encoded by the coding sequence acctaattaaagagtatgagaggagtaaagaggaggaacatcatgtcaaaattgaagacaaaactcatttagagactgatggtattttaaaactgagagacaagaatcgttttACCTGCActaagtgtgggaagagtttggcaaacaaaagcaaacttaagattcacttGAGGATCCACAATGGGgagaaactattcacatgcactcagtgtgggaagagtttcaaccaatcatcaaaccttaatcaacacatgaggatccacactggagagaaaccatttacatgcactcagtgtgggaagagtttcagccaatcagcatcccttaatcaacacatgaggatccacactgaagagaaaccattcacatgcactcagtgtgggaagagtttcagccaaatATCATACCTTGCTaaacacataaggatccacactggagataaaccattcacatgcactcagtgtgggaagagtttcagccaattatcatcgcttaatcaacacatgaggatccacactggagagaaaccattcacatgccctcagtgtggtaagagtttcagccaatcatcaaaccttaatatacacatgaggaaccacactggagagaaaccattcacatgccttcagtgtgggaagagttttagccaattaacatcccttaatcgacacatgatgatccacactggagagaaagagtatatgtgcttgaagtgtgagaagacttttattacagctgcagAATTGAAACGCCACCAGAgggttcacactggagaaaaaccgtacaagtgttcacagtgCAGTAAGAGGTTTGCTCGCTCAGGaaccctgaaaacacatgagatgattcacactagagagaaacTGTAG
- the LOC141381678 gene encoding uncharacterized protein isoform X2 produces the protein MRIHTGEKPFTCTQCGKSFSQSASLNQHMRIHTEEKPFTCTQCGKSFSQISYLAKHIRIHTGDKPFTCTQCGKSFSQLSSLNQHMRIHTGEKPFTCPQCGKSFSQSSNLNIHMRNHTGEKPFTCLQCGKSFSQLTSLNRHMMIHTGEKEYMCLKCEKTFITAAELKRHQRVHTGEKPYKCSQCSKRFARSGTLKTHEMIHTREKL, from the coding sequence atgaggatccacactggagagaaaccatttacatgcactcagtgtgggaagagtttcagccaatcagcatcccttaatcaacacatgaggatccacactgaagagaaaccattcacatgcactcagtgtgggaagagtttcagccaaatATCATACCTTGCTaaacacataaggatccacactggagataaaccattcacatgcactcagtgtgggaagagtttcagccaattatcatcgcttaatcaacacatgaggatccacactggagagaaaccattcacatgccctcagtgtggtaagagtttcagccaatcatcaaaccttaatatacacatgaggaaccacactggagagaaaccattcacatgccttcagtgtgggaagagttttagccaattaacatcccttaatcgacacatgatgatccacactggagagaaagagtatatgtgcttgaagtgtgagaagacttttattacagctgcagAATTGAAACGCCACCAGAgggttcacactggagaaaaaccgtacaagtgttcacagtgCAGTAAGAGGTTTGCTCGCTCAGGaaccctgaaaacacatgagatgattcacactagagagaaacTGTAG